The Dethiosulfovibrio peptidovorans DSM 11002 genome has a window encoding:
- the glsA gene encoding glutaminase A, translating into MKDILEEISRRSRLKATEGTVASYIPELAKADPEAFGLAVTECDGSQYLSGNWDHPFTLQSISKIVTLALALEERGPERVFSSVGSSPTADPFNSIMRLEMDAPHRPNNPLINSGAIVVVSLLPEEGRERKVDAIMDLCRKLMANDSIDIDDRVYRSEKNTSDRNRSLAYFLRSVGSLNGDVEDILDVYFRQCSIKTCAKDLSIMGATFACDGLNPISGKQIISPSTARTVRAIMTTCGMYDGSGEFAVKVGIPAKSGVGGGILGTVPGRMGIGVVSPPLDEKGNSVAGLAAMKDISEKLRCRVL; encoded by the coding sequence ATGAAGGATATCCTCGAAGAGATCTCCAGAAGGAGTCGGCTCAAGGCGACGGAGGGGACGGTTGCTTCCTACATACCTGAGTTGGCGAAGGCCGATCCGGAGGCTTTCGGATTAGCCGTGACGGAATGCGACGGAAGTCAGTATCTGTCGGGAAACTGGGATCACCCCTTTACATTACAGTCTATATCCAAAATAGTGACTCTGGCCCTGGCGCTGGAGGAACGAGGACCGGAGAGGGTCTTCTCATCCGTCGGGAGCAGCCCCACCGCGGACCCATTCAATTCCATAATGAGACTGGAGATGGACGCTCCCCACAGACCGAACAACCCTCTGATAAACTCCGGCGCCATAGTGGTGGTGTCCCTTCTTCCCGAGGAAGGCAGAGAGAGAAAAGTCGACGCCATCATGGATCTCTGTCGAAAACTGATGGCCAACGACTCGATAGACATCGACGACAGGGTCTACCGATCGGAGAAGAACACCAGCGACAGAAACAGATCGCTCGCCTATTTTCTCAGGAGCGTAGGCAGCTTGAACGGAGATGTCGAGGATATCCTGGACGTGTATTTCAGGCAGTGCAGCATAAAGACCTGCGCCAAAGATCTATCTATCATGGGAGCGACCTTCGCCTGCGACGGTCTAAACCCCATATCGGGAAAACAGATAATATCTCCCTCCACGGCCAGAACGGTCAGGGCAATAATGACGACCTGCGGAATGTACGACGGCTCTGGAGAGTTCGCCGTAAAGGTGGGCATACCCGCCAAAAGTGGCGTAGGAGGAGGGATCCTAGGCACGGTTCCCGGGAGGATGGGCATCGGCGTGGTGAGTCCCCCTCTGGACGAGAAGGGAAACTCCGTAGCCGGCCTAGCGGCGATGAAGGATATATCGGAAAAACTCAGGTGTCGGGTGCTATGA
- a CDS encoding methyl-accepting chemotaxis protein — protein sequence MSIKGKFVSMVAAVLVIIVAMTGITYFRSQSILENQVIKTGEETVKTAVLTVEENFGKLLAILKNASVAIQRAWDEEGLQEAETLEDLMASLLAQNGEFGVQDIYFGLEKNGKLPIGSRAKMAEDYDARKRSWYIDAIKKGSDMIVTEPYIDLITNKAVISAAMTVKDGKGKTLGVVGVDISMNALVDFVGKLKLLGEGHGLLLSKAGMIIAGPVEKDIMKVNLSESDEKDESAKTMGREMVSGKSGSSIINWEGERFEAFYGNTAQGLSLAILYPVKAIDALVRGTTSIQIAVAIVALLAVGLAVLVTFRSIVLPLRKVANMAGEVKDGDLTVDPRSINYRAKDPLGTMIDALSVMVEGLRETMLGIVEESKKIADSSTGLAALSEQSSASMEEVRHSVEEVSTLAENNAAALEETNAGVEEVSSSASMAAESATKGTEATERASQTSSKAVSIVADIIGNVKEVGAKAGKSLEAMTALSTSVQEITGFIATINSIADQTNLLALNAAIEAARAGDAGRGFAVVAEEVRKLAEESGNAAGKIENLIEELQSQTRDSVAITQQAGDLMKQTVVKADEARKGLDETLQQIAVVNDSMQNIAATSEEQAASANEMANAVDQASRSTVDMAHKVGTIKKAAEETSLVSSNVAKEAEAMSSLVDNIERRLSKFKTESSKELVQK from the coding sequence ATGTCCATCAAAGGGAAATTCGTATCTATGGTAGCGGCCGTACTGGTCATAATAGTCGCAATGACAGGGATCACCTACTTCAGGAGCCAGAGTATCCTGGAAAACCAGGTAATCAAGACCGGAGAGGAGACCGTCAAGACAGCGGTGCTCACTGTGGAGGAGAACTTCGGGAAACTGTTAGCCATACTCAAAAACGCCTCTGTGGCCATACAGAGAGCCTGGGATGAAGAGGGTCTACAGGAGGCGGAGACCCTGGAGGATCTCATGGCCTCGTTGCTGGCCCAAAACGGAGAGTTCGGAGTTCAGGACATCTACTTCGGCCTGGAGAAAAACGGAAAACTGCCCATCGGTTCTCGAGCCAAGATGGCCGAGGACTACGATGCCAGGAAGAGATCGTGGTACATAGACGCGATAAAAAAAGGATCCGACATGATAGTTACCGAACCCTACATCGACCTGATAACAAATAAAGCCGTCATATCGGCAGCCATGACGGTAAAAGACGGCAAAGGCAAGACCCTCGGAGTGGTGGGGGTGGATATCAGCATGAACGCCCTGGTCGATTTCGTTGGAAAGCTGAAGCTGCTGGGAGAGGGGCATGGACTTCTTCTCAGCAAGGCAGGCATGATTATAGCCGGACCGGTTGAAAAGGACATCATGAAGGTCAATCTCTCCGAAAGCGACGAAAAAGACGAATCGGCCAAGACGATGGGCAGGGAGATGGTCTCCGGAAAATCGGGCTCCTCCATAATAAACTGGGAGGGAGAGAGGTTCGAGGCCTTCTACGGCAACACCGCCCAGGGACTCTCCCTGGCAATTCTATACCCTGTGAAGGCCATAGACGCCCTGGTAAGGGGGACCACCTCCATACAGATAGCCGTAGCGATAGTGGCTCTCCTGGCTGTCGGACTGGCCGTGCTGGTCACCTTCAGAAGCATAGTCCTTCCTCTCAGGAAAGTCGCTAACATGGCAGGCGAGGTCAAGGACGGCGATCTCACTGTAGACCCCAGATCCATAAATTACAGGGCCAAAGACCCTCTCGGCACCATGATAGACGCACTTTCCGTCATGGTGGAAGGTCTTAGGGAGACCATGCTGGGGATAGTCGAGGAAAGCAAAAAGATAGCTGACAGCTCTACCGGACTGGCCGCACTCAGCGAGCAGAGCAGTGCCTCCATGGAGGAAGTCCGTCACTCTGTCGAGGAGGTATCCACACTGGCGGAGAACAACGCCGCCGCATTGGAGGAGACCAACGCCGGAGTCGAAGAAGTATCGTCCAGCGCCTCTATGGCGGCGGAGTCGGCCACTAAGGGAACGGAGGCGACGGAAAGGGCCTCCCAGACCTCCAGTAAGGCCGTATCCATAGTGGCGGATATAATAGGCAACGTCAAAGAGGTAGGAGCCAAGGCGGGGAAAAGCTTAGAGGCTATGACCGCCCTCAGCACGTCGGTCCAGGAGATAACCGGTTTTATAGCCACGATCAACTCCATAGCGGACCAGACGAACCTTCTGGCCCTCAACGCAGCTATAGAGGCGGCCCGAGCGGGAGACGCCGGACGAGGCTTCGCGGTCGTGGCGGAAGAGGTAAGAAAGCTGGCGGAAGAGTCGGGCAACGCCGCAGGCAAGATAGAAAACCTCATAGAGGAACTCCAGTCCCAGACCAGAGACTCGGTAGCGATAACCCAACAAGCCGGGGATCTCATGAAACAGACGGTGGTCAAGGCCGACGAGGCCAGAAAAGGACTGGACGAGACCTTGCAACAGATCGCCGTGGTCAACGACTCTATGCAGAACATAGCGGCGACCTCAGAGGAACAGGCCGCTTCGGCTAACGAGATGGCCAACGCCGTCGACCAGGCTTCGAGATCCACCGTCGACATGGCCCATAAGGTAGGAACCATCAAAAAAGCCGCGGAGGAGACCTCTTTGGTCTCGAGTAACGTAGCCAAGGAAGCTGAGGCCATGTCCTCCCTGGTGGACAACATAGAGAGACGGTTAAGCAAGTTCAAGACGGAGAGTTCCAAAGAATTGGTCCAAAAGTAG
- a CDS encoding M23 family metallopeptidase — protein sequence MSLSTGFGRMRTGLKFSLSVLLSLWAISSASALEVSFDAPDKVFLGEPFVVSLTVSGDVEKSTLSWRGRNYPMFLSVAEGGVSKGVGLLGTDAASSPAEGEVVKIWVRSKGVNYMSRWKIDVISKSYPAERLSVPPAMVNPPGSERDRIAREKKAVRKVLRAHSPELYWSLPMVRPVEGIVTSVYGKKRIYNGIPRSRHGGVDYRASVGTPVKSASSGRVILTGDHYYAGKSVYVDHGGSVVSMYFHLSEINVREGQFVRSGEVIGKTGRSGRVTGPHLHFGVSVGGRMVDPSILVEEDLERLTESNLSGRMVFP from the coding sequence GTGTCGCTTTCAACTGGGTTCGGGCGGATGAGGACGGGACTGAAGTTTTCTCTGTCCGTTTTGCTCTCTCTATGGGCTATATCCAGCGCTTCGGCATTGGAAGTCTCTTTCGACGCTCCCGATAAGGTTTTTTTGGGAGAGCCTTTCGTGGTTTCTCTGACTGTCAGTGGGGACGTGGAGAAAAGTACTTTGTCCTGGAGGGGCAGGAATTATCCCATGTTCCTGTCCGTTGCGGAGGGGGGAGTCTCGAAGGGTGTCGGTCTTTTGGGGACAGATGCGGCCAGCTCTCCTGCCGAGGGAGAGGTGGTTAAGATATGGGTGAGGTCGAAAGGGGTCAACTACATGTCTCGGTGGAAGATAGACGTTATTTCCAAATCATATCCTGCCGAGAGGCTTTCGGTTCCCCCCGCCATGGTGAATCCTCCCGGCTCGGAGCGCGACAGGATAGCCAGAGAGAAAAAGGCCGTCAGGAAGGTATTGAGAGCCCATTCTCCCGAGTTGTACTGGTCCTTGCCGATGGTTCGTCCCGTTGAGGGAATCGTCACCAGCGTATATGGAAAAAAACGGATCTACAACGGTATCCCTAGGAGTCGTCACGGAGGGGTGGATTATCGCGCTTCGGTGGGAACTCCTGTAAAATCCGCGTCGTCTGGACGGGTCATCCTCACCGGAGATCACTATTACGCAGGCAAGTCGGTCTATGTCGATCATGGAGGTTCAGTGGTGTCGATGTATTTTCATCTGTCCGAGATCAATGTGAGGGAGGGGCAGTTCGTTCGATCCGGCGAGGTGATAGGTAAGACCGGTCGATCCGGAAGGGTGACCGGTCCTCATCTTCATTTCGGTGTATCGGTCGGCGGTCGCATGGTCGACCCCTCGATCTTGGTGGAGGAGGATCTGGAACGACTGACCGAGTCCAATCTGTCCGGCAGGATGGTCTTCCCCTAG
- a CDS encoding GntR family transcriptional regulator translates to MERKKLKADEKAFHMVIDRIIAHRIRPGDKIYEPDLAEGLQLSRTPVRHALSRLVAEGVLEKTRGKRGYTLPILTQQDMEDVFDVRSCLEGKAAYLAAQRRSSEDLSYLRELNERERSLYHLGQRKEEYAEINELFHSKIVDMSRNGYISRYFRQAYWRSSLYTFHFGLFYNTDMMAFEQSFSDKGHRTYREHRKIIDAVDSGDSSLARELMEDHIHNTIRRRGLQVSPH, encoded by the coding sequence ATGGAGAGAAAAAAACTGAAAGCGGACGAAAAAGCGTTCCACATGGTCATCGACAGGATCATCGCCCACAGAATACGCCCGGGAGACAAGATCTACGAACCGGACCTGGCGGAAGGGCTTCAACTCAGCAGGACCCCGGTAAGGCACGCCCTCAGCCGTCTCGTGGCCGAGGGCGTCCTCGAGAAGACCAGGGGAAAAAGAGGCTACACCCTGCCGATACTGACCCAACAGGATATGGAGGACGTATTCGACGTCAGATCCTGCCTTGAGGGCAAGGCAGCCTACCTTGCAGCCCAAAGGAGGTCCTCTGAGGACCTCTCGTACCTCAGAGAACTCAACGAAAGAGAGCGATCCCTCTACCATCTGGGCCAGAGAAAGGAAGAGTACGCAGAGATAAACGAACTCTTCCACTCGAAGATCGTAGACATGTCCAGAAACGGATATATATCCCGCTACTTCCGCCAGGCATACTGGCGTTCTTCGCTGTACACCTTCCACTTCGGGCTCTTTTACAACACCGACATGATGGCCTTTGAACAGTCCTTTTCCGATAAAGGACACCGCACATATAGAGAGCACAGAAAAATAATAGACGCGGTAGACTCCGGCGACTCCTCCCTTGCGAGAGAGCTGATGGAGGACCACATCCACAACACCATCAGGAGAAGAGGCCTGCAGGTATCCCCCCACTAG
- a CDS encoding DUF4899 domain-containing protein: protein MPQPSESFHETKEKIKKSVEEMRRSQLTATLEKLANRSPKMPEISTVEIWPEGDQEIGRKYVVVKCAYRTRSSGGATGLIVFLADETLGEPELLCLWTGYGGELGEVDIDASWQALAILMERLEAPQDKLLHEKTMETLKKQLSPPAVNRMATDGEDRQRQVKEDLQHELERELGLSLEMKLGVEKVTGEDLGKFIESREEKREKKEEKSRADSAEIDHLTLLCGIVVDPVRGEPVSTLRPGDTIYVNIKDGSAIAHALRQVMTKGNIDKIPVTLLSTETTETGNVELTVELSDGIYGKALAGESYKISVLREDSSPRIIGLSFYQMLFALTMAGLLMIIAVRLIID, encoded by the coding sequence ATGCCCCAACCCTCGGAAAGCTTTCACGAGACAAAGGAAAAAATAAAGAAATCCGTCGAGGAGATGCGCCGGTCTCAGCTCACCGCTACCCTTGAAAAGCTGGCGAACCGCTCTCCCAAGATGCCGGAGATATCGACAGTGGAGATATGGCCCGAGGGAGATCAGGAAATCGGCAGAAAATACGTGGTCGTAAAGTGCGCCTATAGGACTAGGTCCTCCGGAGGAGCCACCGGGCTGATCGTATTCCTCGCCGACGAGACCTTGGGAGAACCGGAGCTTCTATGTCTCTGGACAGGCTACGGAGGCGAACTGGGAGAGGTGGATATAGACGCTTCATGGCAGGCCCTGGCCATCCTCATGGAGAGGCTCGAGGCCCCTCAGGACAAGCTACTCCACGAAAAGACCATGGAGACATTAAAAAAACAGCTGTCCCCTCCTGCGGTCAACCGTATGGCAACCGACGGTGAGGACAGGCAAAGACAGGTCAAGGAGGACCTCCAGCACGAACTGGAACGGGAGCTAGGGCTGAGTCTCGAGATGAAGCTAGGAGTCGAGAAGGTCACCGGGGAGGATCTCGGCAAATTCATAGAGAGCAGAGAGGAAAAGAGAGAGAAAAAAGAGGAAAAATCCAGAGCGGACTCCGCCGAGATAGACCACCTGACACTGCTGTGCGGCATAGTGGTGGACCCGGTCAGAGGTGAGCCGGTCTCGACTCTTCGACCGGGCGACACTATATACGTCAACATAAAGGACGGCTCTGCCATAGCTCATGCCCTGAGACAGGTTATGACGAAGGGGAACATCGACAAGATTCCTGTAACACTTCTCTCGACTGAGACGACAGAGACAGGCAACGTAGAGCTCACAGTCGAGCTGTCGGACGGAATATACGGCAAGGCTCTGGCGGGGGAAAGCTACAAAATATCGGTATTAAGGGAGGACAGCTCACCGAGGATAATCGGGTTGTCGTTTTATCAGATGCTGTTCGCTCTGACGATGGCGGGACTGCTGATGATAATAGCGGTGCGCCTGATCATCGACTGA
- a CDS encoding DUF362 domain-containing protein has product MTIVSFRKCSSYEGVKDVIARTIDDLGGMERFVSSGDSVLIKPNMLGAYSPDRAVTTHPAMVRAVTEMTLDCGGKPTIADSPGIEKFSKVAEKTGIAQVGRILGVPVVPLDESRPVPGKRDDRFRGLEISALALESDKIINLPKLKTHCQMTLTMGVKNLFGTVVAQRKAAWHYRVGLDREDFARLLLEIWMTLRPCLTVMDGVVGMEGRGPSNGSPRRFGTVVATDDALAMDLTTADLMSLNRSAFPLRKAAETAGMVPKNIRIKGDTIPETTFERVELPPPDSLRLLPSWMDRFGRELLAARPEQNRKRCILCGRCVEICPADAITMRDRRLVFDYEKCIRCYCCHEMCPANAIRLKQNILLRGLEVLGR; this is encoded by the coding sequence ATGACCATCGTATCTTTCAGAAAATGCAGTTCCTACGAAGGCGTAAAGGACGTAATAGCTCGAACGATAGACGATCTGGGGGGGATGGAGCGATTCGTCTCCTCCGGCGACTCGGTGCTTATAAAGCCAAATATGCTGGGAGCCTACTCGCCGGACAGGGCCGTAACCACACATCCGGCCATGGTACGAGCTGTGACGGAAATGACTCTTGACTGCGGAGGCAAGCCGACCATAGCCGACAGCCCCGGCATAGAGAAGTTCTCCAAGGTAGCGGAGAAAACCGGAATAGCCCAGGTGGGCAGGATATTAGGGGTTCCCGTCGTCCCTCTAGACGAATCCCGGCCTGTTCCGGGCAAAAGAGACGATCGTTTCAGGGGACTTGAAATCTCCGCCCTGGCATTGGAATCGGACAAAATAATAAACCTTCCTAAGCTAAAGACCCACTGTCAGATGACCTTGACCATGGGGGTAAAAAACCTGTTCGGAACGGTGGTGGCCCAGAGAAAGGCGGCCTGGCACTATAGAGTCGGACTTGACAGAGAGGACTTCGCCCGACTGCTGTTGGAGATATGGATGACATTGCGTCCCTGTTTGACCGTAATGGACGGAGTCGTAGGCATGGAGGGCAGAGGTCCGTCCAACGGATCTCCGAGACGGTTCGGCACTGTGGTGGCCACGGACGATGCTCTGGCCATGGATCTGACAACGGCGGACCTAATGTCCTTGAATCGATCGGCTTTCCCCCTGAGAAAAGCGGCCGAGACGGCCGGGATGGTCCCGAAAAATATACGGATAAAAGGAGATACCATACCAGAGACGACTTTCGAGAGGGTCGAACTTCCTCCACCCGACTCACTGAGGCTTCTGCCCTCCTGGATGGACCGTTTCGGAAGAGAGCTCCTGGCGGCCAGGCCGGAGCAGAACCGAAAACGCTGTATCCTATGCGGTAGATGCGTCGAGATATGCCCCGCCGACGCCATAACCATGAGAGACCGCCGCCTGGTCTTCGACTATGAAAAGTGCATAAGATGCTACTGCTGCCATGAGATGTGTCCCGCCAACGCCATAAGACTGAAGCAGAATATTCTCCTAAGAGGTCTGGAAGTCCTGGGTCGCTAG
- the mptA gene encoding GTP cyclohydrolase MptA — translation MNRKHRVFLALGANLGDRQGNILQALQYLQGKVEVVAVSSFYETEPVGYEDQPLFLNCACEILTDLSPMEVLHLAKWIEQRMGRTVNFRNGPRPIDVDLIMYDDLVLGDDKLTVPHPRMQERAFVLVPLAEIAPGLVHPVLGQTVSDLRDLVDAKGVAKVERSLRFSLDRDVQKGVPEVPLFLGRVGVTGLERIIRLETEGKISLFYATMDLFVDLDGARAGVHMSRFNEILEQAAEDAAGSVAPDIETMAERLASSVMERQEALRSEVRIKAHFPLKKHAPISGKTTQEIYNFIGISACDGNVCRTISGVEVDGLTVCPCAQDMVRAHSKGLLISQGYGEEEAERIVDVLPLASHNQRGRATLMIGGAGTIRAENLVHLAEASMSSEIYELLKRPDEFFVVNKAHSNPRFVEDVVREVLRNVVEVSPDLPDGVFVLARQENFESIHRHNAFAERAALLGDLRREMEGLRPGRPITLEGWLFGDI, via the coding sequence ATGAATCGCAAACACAGGGTTTTTCTGGCCCTGGGAGCCAATCTGGGCGACCGTCAGGGCAATATACTACAGGCACTTCAATATCTTCAGGGCAAGGTGGAGGTCGTGGCGGTTTCGTCGTTCTACGAGACCGAGCCGGTCGGATATGAGGATCAACCTCTCTTTCTTAACTGTGCCTGCGAGATTCTAACGGACCTGTCTCCGATGGAGGTCCTTCATCTGGCAAAATGGATCGAACAGAGGATGGGCAGGACCGTCAATTTCAGGAACGGCCCGAGACCTATAGACGTCGACCTGATAATGTACGACGACCTGGTCCTGGGAGATGACAAGCTGACCGTCCCCCATCCCAGGATGCAGGAGAGGGCCTTCGTGCTGGTTCCTCTCGCCGAGATAGCCCCTGGGCTGGTCCATCCTGTCTTAGGGCAGACCGTCTCCGATCTAAGGGATTTGGTGGACGCCAAAGGGGTCGCCAAGGTGGAGAGATCCCTTCGATTTTCCCTCGATAGAGATGTGCAGAAAGGCGTCCCCGAGGTTCCTCTGTTTTTGGGGCGGGTCGGTGTGACCGGCCTGGAGAGGATAATACGCCTCGAGACGGAGGGCAAGATTTCCCTTTTCTACGCGACCATGGATCTGTTTGTGGATCTCGACGGTGCCAGGGCAGGCGTCCATATGTCTCGTTTCAACGAGATATTGGAGCAGGCAGCGGAGGACGCCGCCGGTTCCGTCGCTCCCGACATAGAGACAATGGCCGAGCGTCTGGCCTCGTCTGTGATGGAGCGGCAGGAGGCTCTTAGATCGGAGGTCCGGATAAAGGCCCATTTCCCCCTGAAAAAGCACGCTCCCATATCGGGGAAGACGACCCAGGAGATCTACAATTTTATAGGGATATCCGCCTGCGACGGGAACGTATGTCGAACGATATCAGGGGTGGAGGTGGACGGTTTGACCGTCTGTCCCTGTGCCCAGGACATGGTCCGCGCCCATTCCAAGGGATTGTTGATATCCCAGGGATACGGCGAGGAAGAGGCGGAGCGTATCGTAGACGTATTGCCCCTGGCGTCCCACAACCAGAGGGGACGGGCCACGTTAATGATCGGCGGTGCGGGTACCATAAGGGCGGAGAACCTGGTTCACCTGGCCGAGGCTTCCATGAGTTCCGAGATATACGAGCTTCTCAAAAGACCGGACGAGTTTTTCGTGGTCAACAAGGCTCACAGCAATCCTCGATTCGTTGAGGACGTCGTGAGGGAGGTGCTACGAAACGTGGTGGAGGTCTCTCCCGACCTTCCCGACGGGGTTTTCGTCCTCGCCAGGCAGGAGAATTTCGAGAGCATCCACCGACACAACGCCTTCGCGGAGAGAGCCGCCCTCCTTGGCGACCTGAGAAGGGAGATGGAGGGGCTTCGTCCCGGCAGGCCGATCACCTTGGAGGGCTGGCTCTTCGGAGATATCTGA
- the folP gene encoding dihydropteroate synthase, which translates to MTTWFHRFRSTAELKKTLEEIGCDPGALPYFNDRRDLTALRISDVDTRAANALKQEMLSRGGDVAVHRHAIDRGVERCDCLLFGTDKQIAHLAEKLAVMPYWGLDQVRKEILDAMAGKRKRRHLLTLPGDRVLQLGDRTKLMAIVNLTEDSFFSKSRAGSTSECLKRVETMIEDGADMLDLGAESTRPGSLPAEAETEIIRLVPAVESIREEFPHIPISIDTTKSEVARACVDAGADILNDISGLGFDPELASVAANSGAPLVIMHMKGVPRTMQREPHYGCLQKEICDYFRERTKLATKAGVPEGQIILDPGIGFGKTASHNLALLSHNEFFRSMGSPILIGHSRKSVFGAVLKGAPTEERLEATLAGTALCAWQGVEIIRVHDVKANRRVLDTIAALNDPDRVD; encoded by the coding sequence ATGACGACCTGGTTTCACCGTTTCAGGTCGACGGCGGAACTGAAGAAAACCCTGGAGGAGATAGGCTGCGATCCGGGGGCACTACCCTATTTCAACGACAGGAGAGATCTGACGGCCCTCAGGATATCCGACGTAGACACCAGAGCGGCCAACGCACTCAAACAGGAGATGCTCTCCCGTGGTGGAGACGTGGCGGTCCATCGTCACGCCATAGACAGAGGAGTAGAACGCTGCGATTGCCTCCTGTTCGGGACGGATAAACAGATAGCCCATCTTGCGGAAAAGCTGGCCGTCATGCCTTACTGGGGACTGGATCAGGTCCGAAAAGAGATACTGGATGCCATGGCGGGAAAGAGGAAGAGAAGGCATCTTCTGACCCTGCCGGGAGATAGAGTACTCCAGCTCGGCGACAGGACTAAGCTCATGGCCATAGTGAACCTCACGGAGGACTCATTTTTCTCCAAGAGCAGGGCCGGTTCGACCTCGGAATGTCTGAAAAGGGTGGAGACCATGATAGAGGACGGGGCGGACATGCTGGATCTAGGAGCCGAGTCCACCAGGCCGGGATCGCTGCCTGCGGAGGCCGAAACGGAGATAATTCGACTGGTCCCTGCTGTGGAATCCATCAGGGAGGAATTTCCCCATATTCCCATATCGATAGATACCACCAAGTCAGAGGTAGCCCGGGCCTGCGTCGATGCAGGAGCGGACATACTGAACGACATATCTGGACTGGGATTCGACCCGGAGCTGGCTTCCGTGGCGGCGAACTCCGGGGCTCCGCTGGTAATAATGCACATGAAAGGGGTCCCCAGGACAATGCAGCGGGAACCCCATTACGGCTGTCTCCAGAAGGAGATATGCGATTACTTTCGAGAGAGGACGAAGCTGGCTACTAAAGCCGGAGTTCCAGAGGGGCAGATAATCCTGGACCCCGGAATAGGCTTCGGAAAGACGGCATCCCATAACCTCGCTCTGCTCTCCCACAACGAGTTCTTTCGATCGATGGGATCTCCGATTCTCATAGGCCATTCCCGAAAAAGCGTATTCGGAGCTGTCCTCAAGGGGGCTCCCACGGAAGAGAGACTGGAAGCCACTCTGGCCGGGACAGCCCTCTGCGCTTGGCAGGGAGTGGAGATCATCAGGGTACACGATGTCAAGGCCAACCGTCGTGTGCTGGACACGATAGCCGCTCTGAACGACCCAGATAGGGTCGACTGA
- the queD gene encoding 6-carboxytetrahydropterin synthase QueD: MESPSAHADEKKDNGGDLMLLRKEFTFDAAHRLERYRGKCEALHGHTYRLAVTLNGRSDDEDMVFDFTELKRIVSEKILTELDHAYLNDVMDQPTAENIALWVWRKLDESVKRPNCELHSVQIWETATSSVIVFREDVE, from the coding sequence ATGGAATCTCCATCGGCACATGCCGACGAGAAGAAGGATAACGGAGGAGATCTCATGCTGCTAAGAAAGGAATTCACATTCGACGCCGCCCACAGGCTCGAAAGATACAGGGGAAAATGCGAGGCCCTTCACGGCCACACCTATAGATTAGCCGTCACACTGAACGGACGTAGCGACGACGAGGACATGGTTTTCGACTTCACCGAGCTGAAAAGGATCGTTTCGGAAAAGATCCTGACCGAGCTGGACCACGCCTATTTAAACGATGTTATGGATCAGCCGACGGCGGAGAACATAGCCCTATGGGTATGGAGAAAACTGGACGAATCGGTCAAAAGACCGAACTGCGAGCTACACTCCGTGCAGATCTGGGAGACCGCGACAAGCTCCGTGATAGTTTTCAGAGAGGACGTGGAGTAA